A genomic segment from Chloroflexota bacterium encodes:
- a CDS encoding aspartate aminotransferase family protein — MSKAATSSEQLLGRAKRVLTAGALGRFSIPDEVSVVFESGSGSRLRTVDGDEYIDYLLGSGPVLLGHAHPDVEAAVQTQLSRGTTYFFLNVPAIELAEKLIDAVPCADQLRYTSTGTEATHLALRGARAFTGRSKILKFEGAWHGMHDYALWGTVPTDASDYPHAEPDSAGIPSVLGDEVLVAPFNELEITQQLIESHADELAAVIVEPLQRVLKPEPGFLEALRELTTRHGIVLIFDEIVTGFRIAWGGAQERYGVVPDLATYGKAMAGAFPLAAIMGRADVMDVYARQSRSTRDVAWASGTFSGNPVAAAAGVAALDVLSSDGVYDRLQATGSRLRRGIEDLGRKHGVPTQALGEDPVFGVRFMENAHPKTWMDLQEHDGDFGHRWSVECIRGGLLLNPNEKWYVSITHDDADLDRTFEILDGAFRRALG; from the coding sequence ATGTCCAAGGCCGCGACGTCGTCCGAGCAACTCCTGGGAAGAGCCAAGCGTGTGCTCACCGCGGGAGCGTTGGGGCGGTTCAGCATTCCGGACGAGGTCAGCGTGGTATTCGAGTCCGGCTCGGGCAGCCGCCTGCGCACCGTCGACGGCGATGAGTACATCGACTATCTCCTCGGCTCCGGCCCGGTGCTGCTAGGCCACGCGCATCCGGACGTGGAAGCGGCCGTGCAAACCCAGTTGAGCCGCGGCACGACCTACTTCTTCCTCAACGTCCCGGCGATCGAGTTGGCCGAAAAGCTGATCGACGCCGTGCCCTGCGCCGACCAGCTGCGGTACACCAGCACTGGTACCGAGGCCACCCACCTGGCGCTGCGCGGGGCGCGGGCCTTCACCGGCCGCTCCAAAATCCTCAAGTTCGAAGGCGCCTGGCACGGCATGCACGACTACGCCTTGTGGGGCACAGTGCCGACCGACGCCAGCGACTACCCGCATGCCGAGCCTGACTCGGCCGGAATTCCAAGCGTTCTCGGCGACGAGGTGCTCGTGGCCCCCTTTAACGAGCTTGAGATCACGCAGCAGCTCATTGAATCGCACGCCGACGAGTTGGCCGCCGTGATCGTGGAGCCGCTGCAGCGCGTGCTCAAGCCCGAGCCCGGCTTTCTCGAAGCCCTCCGCGAGCTCACCACCCGCCACGGCATCGTGCTCATCTTCGACGAAATCGTCACCGGATTTCGCATCGCCTGGGGCGGCGCGCAGGAGCGCTACGGCGTCGTGCCCGACCTGGCAACCTATGGCAAGGCCATGGCCGGGGCGTTTCCGCTGGCCGCCATCATGGGCCGCGCCGACGTCATGGACGTCTACGCGCGCCAATCACGCTCGACGCGCGACGTGGCCTGGGCCAGCGGAACCTTCAGCGGCAACCCCGTCGCCGCCGCTGCCGGGGTCGCCGCCCTCGACGTCCTCTCGTCAGACGGTGTCTACGATCGCCTGCAAGCCACCGGATCCCGGCTGCGCCGGGGCATCGAGGACTTGGGCCGCAAGCACGGCGTCCCCACGCAGGCGTTGGGCGAAGACCCGGTCTTTGGCGTCCGGTTCATGGAAAACGCGCACCCCAAGACCTGGATGGACCTTCAGGAACACGACGGCGACTTCGGCCACCGCTGGAGCGTCGAGTGCATCCGCGGCGGCCTGCTGCTCAATCCCAACGAAAAGTGGTACGTCTCGATCACCCACGACGACGCCGATCTCGACCGCACCTTCGAGATTCTCGATGGGGCGTTCCGGCGGGCATTGGGTTAG
- a CDS encoding amino acid ABC transporter substrate-binding protein, whose translation MRWKLGLILMMVAVFVVAVAACGEDAEEMVEEEPMVSRLATVQERGHVICASRNDVPGYGSLDANGRNVGFDIDLCRAVAAAVLGDAEAIEIVLITAAERGPTIQSGDVDLLVRTVTWTTSRDAGWGNYIHTTFYDGQGFMVSKDLGVNSAYELGGASVCVTSGTTTELNMADFFRQNNLEYNPIVFEDTDVVLDAYQEGQCDVFTNDRSQLAALRSALPNPGDHVILPETISEEPLGPVVPHGDEQWFDLVKTVIAGIIYAEAYGVNSGNVAAMAAGDNVKVKRLLGTEGSFGQETLGLRETFMQDVINSVGNYGEIYNRNLGPEGIDLPREGGRNALWANAPCTDCPKGGQIYAPPLR comes from the coding sequence ATGCGTTGGAAGCTGGGGTTGATCCTAATGATGGTGGCGGTCTTCGTCGTCGCCGTCGCCGCATGCGGCGAGGACGCCGAGGAAATGGTGGAAGAGGAGCCGATGGTCAGTCGCCTCGCCACCGTACAGGAGCGCGGACACGTCATCTGCGCCAGCCGCAACGACGTTCCCGGCTACGGCTCGCTGGACGCCAACGGTCGCAACGTCGGCTTTGACATTGATCTGTGTCGCGCCGTTGCCGCCGCCGTGCTCGGTGACGCCGAAGCGATCGAAATCGTACTGATCACGGCAGCTGAGCGTGGCCCGACGATCCAGTCCGGCGACGTGGACCTGCTGGTCCGCACCGTGACCTGGACCACCTCCCGCGACGCCGGGTGGGGCAACTACATCCACACCACGTTCTACGACGGCCAGGGCTTCATGGTCTCCAAGGACCTTGGGGTCAACTCCGCCTATGAGTTGGGCGGCGCCTCGGTCTGCGTCACCAGCGGTACGACCACTGAGCTGAACATGGCCGACTTCTTCCGCCAGAACAACCTCGAGTACAACCCGATCGTGTTCGAGGACACCGATGTCGTGCTTGACGCCTACCAGGAAGGCCAGTGCGATGTCTTCACCAACGACCGCTCGCAGCTGGCTGCGCTCCGCAGCGCGCTGCCGAACCCGGGCGACCACGTGATCCTTCCGGAGACCATCTCCGAGGAGCCGCTTGGTCCGGTCGTCCCCCACGGTGACGAGCAGTGGTTCGACCTGGTGAAGACGGTGATCGCCGGGATCATCTACGCCGAGGCCTACGGCGTGAACAGCGGCAACGTCGCGGCCATGGCCGCCGGCGACAACGTCAAGGTCAAGCGCCTGCTGGGTACCGAGGGCAGCTTCGGTCAGGAAACCCTCGGCCTGAGGGAGACCTTCATGCAGGACGTGATCAACAGCGTCGGCAACTACGGCGAAATCTACAACCGCAACCTCGGTCCCGAGGGCATTGACCTCCCGCGGGAGGGCGGTCGGAACGCGCTGTGGGCCAACGCCCCTTGCACGGATTGCCCGAAGGGCGGTCAGATCTACGCGCCGCCGTTGCGCTAG
- a CDS encoding ABC transporter permease subunit (The N-terminal region of this protein, as described by TIGR01726, is a three transmembrane segment that identifies a subfamily of ABC transporter permease subunits, which specificities that include histidine, arginine, glutamine, glutamate, L-cystine (sic), the opines (in Agrobacterium) octopine and nopaline, etc.), whose translation MNRLLYVQGVPFWRNVVVLRWAVQIVSAVLVIAVIAGFFGNVSREIAARDIPFGYGFLDREAQIPIGESVIGYHPSDSFAYGLLVAALNTVKASVLGVILATLFGIAVGVARLSPNWLLNRIALVYIEIFRNVPLLVQLLFWFLIVLSLPTVREGYVAFDAFYLSNSGVNLPWPVPQDGFWPWALATVIGLIVAVIVARRLHWRETETGKPSYPVLAGLAIAIGVGAIALLILAPMTIEVPSPEGRFGRLQGGAELSGSFTALLVGLVMYTSSFIAEIVRAGIQSVSKGQTEAARSVGMSGILTLRHVTFPQSLRVIIPPTISQYLNLTKNSSLAAAIGYPDLVSVASTMTQTAPAISLILVVMLTYLAMSLTYSLIGNLYNRAIRFKGT comes from the coding sequence GTGAACCGGCTGCTCTACGTCCAAGGCGTCCCGTTCTGGCGCAACGTGGTTGTGTTGCGCTGGGCGGTGCAGATCGTCTCTGCCGTCCTGGTCATTGCGGTGATCGCCGGGTTCTTCGGCAACGTGTCCAGGGAAATTGCCGCGCGGGACATTCCCTTCGGCTATGGCTTCCTCGACCGCGAAGCCCAGATTCCCATCGGCGAATCGGTCATCGGCTACCACCCGTCCGACAGCTTTGCCTACGGTCTGCTCGTCGCCGCGCTCAACACCGTCAAGGCCTCGGTATTGGGCGTGATTCTTGCCACCCTATTCGGCATCGCGGTCGGCGTCGCGCGCCTCTCGCCGAACTGGCTGCTCAACCGGATTGCCCTCGTCTACATCGAGATCTTTCGCAACGTCCCGCTGCTGGTTCAGTTGCTGTTCTGGTTCCTCATCGTGCTGAGCCTGCCCACCGTGCGCGAGGGCTACGTCGCGTTTGACGCCTTCTATCTCAGCAACAGCGGCGTCAACCTGCCCTGGCCGGTGCCGCAAGACGGATTCTGGCCCTGGGCGCTGGCAACCGTCATCGGCCTAATCGTTGCCGTGATCGTGGCCCGTCGCCTGCATTGGCGCGAAACCGAGACGGGCAAGCCCAGCTATCCCGTTCTCGCCGGGCTCGCGATCGCCATCGGCGTGGGCGCGATCGCCCTGCTGATCCTCGCGCCGATGACCATCGAGGTTCCCTCCCCCGAAGGCCGGTTTGGACGACTGCAAGGCGGCGCCGAGCTCAGCGGCAGCTTCACGGCGCTGCTCGTCGGATTGGTGATGTATACGTCGTCGTTCATTGCCGAGATCGTCAGAGCCGGCATCCAGTCCGTCAGCAAGGGTCAAACGGAAGCGGCGCGCTCGGTGGGGATGTCGGGCATCCTCACGCTGCGGCACGTCACCTTTCCGCAGTCCCTGCGGGTCATCATCCCGCCGACCATCAGCCAGTACCTCAACCTCACCAAGAACTCGAGCCTGGCGGCAGCCATCGGCTACCCCGACCTCGTGAGCGTGGCGAGCACCATGACGCAAACCGCGCCGGCCATCTCGCTGATTCTGGTCGTGATGCTCACCTATCTCGCCATGAGCTTGACCTATTCGCTAATCGGCAACCTGTATAACCGCGCCATCAGGTTCAAGGGCACATGA
- a CDS encoding amino acid ABC transporter permease yields the protein MSAVTAGAMDRPPPPPPMTVGFLGWLRQNLFSSWGNSLVSIVLAVVLAWALIGLISWVIVTADWLVITSRVQLYLVGLYPQEDAWRPQVAVLLLSALLGISWRSWGGTARGFAVGLSAVALIVGVIPHGLQPINRILVLAIPVAVGVGYFLAAGFFAGRPRRIVAAAFLAVFVALLIIRGIEGVPGLEPVNTNDVGGLLLNLLLALFGIGASMPIGIGLALGRQSNLPVVKWACVAFIEVIRGVPLITLLFMSRHILPLTFPENIKIDTLYITGITIMLFSSAYMAENVRGGMAAVAPGQTEAARALGLRGWQTTLLITLPQGLRNIIPAIVGQFISLFKDTSLVFIIGMLDLVEMGRVTIQSNLEFVDNGREVYLFIAVVFWIFCFSMSYVSRRIERALGVGRR from the coding sequence ATGAGCGCCGTCACCGCAGGGGCCATGGACCGCCCGCCGCCCCCTCCGCCTATGACCGTGGGCTTTCTGGGGTGGCTGCGCCAGAACCTCTTCAGCTCGTGGGGCAACAGCTTGGTGTCGATTGTCCTGGCCGTGGTGCTGGCCTGGGCATTGATCGGGCTCATCAGCTGGGTGATCGTCACCGCCGACTGGTTGGTCATCACCAGCCGGGTGCAGCTCTACCTGGTGGGGCTCTACCCGCAGGAGGACGCCTGGCGGCCTCAGGTCGCCGTGCTGCTGCTCAGCGCCTTGCTGGGAATCTCCTGGCGCTCGTGGGGCGGCACGGCTCGCGGATTCGCCGTCGGCTTGAGCGCCGTGGCCCTGATCGTCGGCGTGATCCCACACGGATTGCAGCCAATCAATCGGATCTTGGTGCTGGCGATCCCGGTGGCCGTCGGCGTTGGCTATTTCCTGGCGGCAGGTTTCTTCGCCGGACGCCCCAGACGCATCGTCGCCGCCGCGTTCCTGGCCGTGTTTGTCGCCTTGCTGATCATCCGAGGCATCGAGGGTGTGCCCGGCCTTGAGCCCGTCAACACGAATGACGTCGGCGGGCTGTTGCTCAACCTGCTGCTCGCCCTCTTTGGCATTGGCGCCTCGATGCCCATCGGCATTGGGTTGGCGCTGGGACGGCAGAGCAATCTGCCGGTTGTCAAATGGGCCTGCGTCGCGTTCATCGAAGTTATCCGGGGCGTGCCGCTCATCACTCTGCTCTTCATGTCCCGCCACATCCTGCCGCTGACGTTCCCCGAGAACATCAAGATCGACACGCTCTACATCACGGGCATCACCATCATGCTGTTCAGCTCGGCCTATATGGCCGAGAACGTGCGCGGCGGCATGGCCGCGGTCGCCCCCGGACAGACCGAGGCCGCCCGGGCGCTGGGCCTGCGCGGCTGGCAGACCACGCTGCTCATCACGCTGCCGCAAGGTCTCAGAAACATCATTCCGGCCATCGTGGGGCAGTTCATCAGCCTGTTCAAAGACACCAGCCTCGTCTTCATCATCGGCATGCTGGACCTCGTCGAGATGGGCCGTGTGACCATTCAGTCGAATCTGGAATTCGTCGACAACGGCCGGGAGGTCTATCTATTCATCGCCGTCGTCTTCTGGATTTTCTGCTTCTCGATGTCGTATGTCAGCCGGCGCATCGAACGCGCGCTTGGCGTGGGCAGACGCTAG
- a CDS encoding amino acid ABC transporter ATP-binding protein — translation MIVCEGVHKWFGDFCAVRDVSMRVKRGEVVVIFGPSGSGKSTFIRMINRLEEHQQGRIVVDGIEMTNDVRNLDAIRREVGMVFQQFNLFPHMTAINNIMLAPQRVRHLPREKAQKSALQLLERVGIPEQADKYPAELSGGQQQRVAIARALAMQPQIMLFDEPTSALDPEMIKEVLDVMRELAASGMTMLCVTHEMGFAREVADRMAFFDEGALVELGPPSQIFNNPQEERTQLFLDQIL, via the coding sequence ATCATCGTCTGCGAGGGCGTTCACAAGTGGTTCGGCGATTTCTGCGCCGTCCGCGACGTGAGCATGCGCGTCAAGCGGGGCGAGGTGGTCGTCATCTTCGGTCCCTCGGGATCGGGCAAGTCCACCTTCATTCGCATGATCAACCGCCTCGAAGAGCACCAGCAGGGCCGGATCGTGGTCGACGGCATCGAGATGACCAACGACGTGCGCAACCTCGACGCCATCCGCCGCGAAGTCGGCATGGTGTTTCAGCAGTTCAACCTCTTCCCCCACATGACCGCCATCAACAACATCATGCTGGCGCCGCAGCGGGTGCGGCACCTCCCCAGGGAAAAGGCCCAAAAGTCCGCGCTTCAGTTGCTCGAGCGCGTCGGCATCCCCGAGCAGGCGGACAAATATCCAGCCGAGCTATCCGGCGGCCAGCAGCAGCGCGTCGCCATCGCCCGCGCCCTGGCCATGCAGCCGCAGATCATGCTGTTCGACGAGCCGACGTCCGCGCTCGACCCGGAAATGATCAAGGAAGTGCTGGACGTGATGCGGGAACTGGCCGCCTCGGGCATGACCATGCTCTGCGTGACCCATGAGATGGGGTTCGCCCGCGAGGTCGCCGACCGCATGGCCTTCTTCGACGAGGGCGCGCTGGTCGAGCTGGGCCCGCCATCCCAAATCTTCAACAACCCGCAGGAAGAACGCACCCAACTCTTCCTCGACCAGATCCTGTAG
- a CDS encoding helix-turn-helix transcriptional regulator has translation MTRFGEAATATRQRLRETDRRYSLRQVARRIGIEPSYLSKVERGQVAPPSEATTVRLAKELGQDPDVFLAMAGKVSRDLQEVIRQRPALFAELIRQLKDAPDHAILHIVREVRDGDW, from the coding sequence ATGACACGTTTTGGCGAGGCGGCCACGGCCACCAGGCAGCGTCTCCGGGAGACCGATCGGCGCTATTCGTTGCGCCAGGTGGCGCGGCGGATCGGCATTGAGCCCAGCTATCTGAGCAAAGTGGAGCGGGGGCAGGTGGCGCCGCCGTCGGAGGCCACGACGGTGCGTTTGGCCAAGGAATTGGGCCAGGACCCCGACGTGTTCCTGGCGATGGCGGGCAAGGTGTCGCGCGACTTGCAAGAGGTCATCCGCCAGCGCCCCGCCCTGTTCGCGGAGCTGATTCGACAACTCAAGGATGCGCCCGACCACGCCATCCTTCACATCGTGCGCGAGGTGCGCGACGGTGACTGGTAA
- a CDS encoding glycoside hydrolase family 32 protein, producing the protein MSAEGDRRRLADDRYRPAYHFTAPANFLGDPNGTIWRDGAYHLFYQHNPDEAYDNPRRMHWGHAVSDDLVHWRDLPIALAPAPGGPDRSGCYSGGAIDLDGVPALVYYGNPDGICVATSADGMRTWSRHPSNPLIPQPTDPQAGWRAWDPCAWRDGDTWYLVCGGKIEGAGDTAFLFRSRDFVRWEYRGLLYEPGGESDCAVPDLFRLGEAHMLLFASHERGVQYYVGEMAGERFVPRRHGRMNFAGFSLESGTLCAGLSLRDEADRRIMFGWVTEGRTEAAQRASGWSGVMCLPRVLSIGNDDLLRIEPVPELRVLRGVHQRLDGLHVSAGAPMRLDGVDASCAEVVVAFERETAGEIGVAVGRSPDGAEETRIVYSRAEGRISLDPTASSAAPDVVGRAVQHAPLELDTDEALRLWIFVDRSIVEVFANGRQCLTQRIYPARSDSRGVALVTEGDAVVRSVDVWQMRSIWW; encoded by the coding sequence GTGAGCGCCGAGGGCGACCGCCGGCGCCTGGCGGACGACCGCTACCGTCCCGCGTATCACTTCACGGCGCCGGCAAACTTTCTCGGCGATCCGAACGGGACGATCTGGCGGGACGGCGCCTACCACCTCTTCTACCAGCACAACCCCGACGAGGCCTACGACAATCCGCGGCGGATGCACTGGGGTCACGCCGTCAGCGATGACCTGGTCCATTGGCGGGATTTGCCCATTGCGCTGGCGCCCGCGCCCGGCGGACCCGACCGCAGCGGCTGCTATAGCGGCGGCGCGATCGATCTCGATGGCGTGCCGGCGCTGGTGTACTACGGCAATCCCGACGGCATTTGCGTCGCGACGAGCGCGGATGGGATGCGCACGTGGTCGCGGCATCCATCCAATCCGCTGATTCCGCAGCCGACCGATCCGCAGGCCGGGTGGCGCGCCTGGGACCCGTGCGCGTGGCGCGATGGGGACACCTGGTATCTGGTCTGCGGCGGCAAGATTGAGGGCGCCGGCGACACGGCCTTCCTGTTCCGCTCGCGAGATTTCGTGCGGTGGGAGTACCGCGGCTTGCTCTATGAGCCGGGCGGCGAGAGCGATTGCGCGGTTCCGGACCTGTTCAGATTGGGCGAGGCCCACATGCTGCTATTCGCCAGCCATGAGCGAGGCGTGCAGTACTACGTGGGCGAGATGGCGGGCGAGCGATTCGTTCCGCGGCGGCATGGCCGCATGAACTTTGCCGGGTTCTCGCTCGAGAGCGGGACGCTGTGCGCCGGGCTTTCGCTTCGCGACGAGGCCGACCGGCGCATCATGTTTGGCTGGGTGACCGAGGGCCGCACGGAAGCCGCCCAACGGGCTTCGGGTTGGTCGGGCGTGATGTGTCTGCCACGGGTGCTGTCGATCGGCAACGACGATCTGCTGCGAATCGAGCCGGTGCCTGAACTGCGGGTGCTGCGAGGCGTTCATCAGCGCTTGGACGGCTTGCACGTGTCGGCGGGAGCACCGATGAGGTTGGACGGCGTGGATGCATCCTGCGCCGAGGTGGTGGTGGCCTTTGAGCGCGAGACCGCGGGCGAAATCGGCGTCGCGGTAGGCCGATCGCCGGATGGGGCGGAGGAGACGCGGATCGTCTATTCGCGTGCCGAGGGCCGCATCTCCCTCGATCCGACGGCTTCGAGCGCCGCTCCGGATGTCGTTGGGCGCGCCGTCCAGCACGCGCCGCTTGAGTTGGACACCGACGAGGCGCTGCGGCTTTGGATCTTTGTCGATCGGTCAATTGTCGAGGTGTTTGCCAACGGGCGACAGTGCCTCACCCAGCGAATCTACCCCGCACGCTCGGACAGCCGCGGCGTGGCGCTCGTTACGGAAGGGGACGCCGTCGTGCGCTCGGTGGACGTCTGGCAGATGCGCTCGATCTGGTGGTGA
- a CDS encoding phytanoyl-CoA dioxygenase family protein produces the protein MAAGDVTQAMVDFYRVHGAVKLPGLISREEAAAYREEGMQLLLAGPTGELDIDGANQQRVQLWKWNETMRALTMLPRLGAAAEQLAGMPLRLWHDDIIAKPPHNDGPTRPHQDMPLWALGSAPGALTAWIALQDTSVEMGCMSFAMGSQHWKDLPKEVAHGHRPDIAKGSLQNVDEVAWLPRITIPLQAGDCTFHNGYTFHMAGPNLTDEWRVAHRVAMVDAAAVYDPHLPHPVIDGLGLDPGDGLPDSAFPLVAGWAGAAASG, from the coding sequence ATGGCAGCGGGTGACGTGACGCAGGCGATGGTGGACTTCTACCGCGTCCACGGGGCGGTGAAGCTGCCTGGGCTGATCAGCCGTGAGGAGGCTGCGGCCTACCGCGAGGAGGGGATGCAGCTGCTGCTGGCGGGTCCGACGGGCGAGCTGGATATCGACGGCGCGAACCAGCAGCGGGTGCAACTGTGGAAGTGGAACGAGACCATGCGCGCGCTGACGATGCTTCCCCGGCTGGGGGCGGCCGCCGAGCAACTGGCGGGGATGCCGCTGCGCCTGTGGCACGACGACATCATTGCCAAGCCGCCGCATAACGACGGGCCGACCCGGCCGCACCAGGACATGCCGCTGTGGGCGCTGGGCAGCGCGCCCGGCGCGCTGACGGCCTGGATCGCGCTGCAGGATACGTCGGTCGAGATGGGTTGCATGAGCTTTGCCATGGGCAGCCAGCACTGGAAGGACCTGCCCAAGGAGGTGGCGCACGGCCATCGGCCGGACATCGCCAAGGGCTCACTGCAGAACGTGGACGAGGTGGCCTGGCTGCCGCGCATCACGATTCCGCTCCAGGCGGGCGATTGCACGTTTCACAATGGCTACACGTTTCACATGGCCGGTCCGAATCTCACCGACGAGTGGCGCGTGGCCCATCGAGTGGCGATGGTGGACGCGGCGGCGGTCTACGACCCGCACCTGCCGCATCCGGTGATTGACGGCCTGGGGCTGGATCCCGGCGACGGACTTCCCGACAGCGCGTTTCCGTTGGTTGCAGGCTGGGCTGGGGCGGCTGCGTCGGGCTAG
- a CDS encoding ABC transporter substrate-binding protein, with translation MGAATLAACGEAEVIEKIVTVTEIKEVVKEVPVETVVTKEVIKEVIKEVPVEVIKEVPVEKIVIQEVPVEKVVIKEVPVETIKEVPVEKVIVKEVVVEKVVTKEVIVEKIVERTPTPEPSPAPEPTAAVAERPMAPEGRNMEATGFMPSSFQEAPSLAARVAAGELPPVEERLPSEPLVWQPWEAIGTYGGRLNFASVAISVDIGNANRTDTLAYDMTGTVLVNDAVKHHEVSSDGTTVILELRKGHKWSDGAPFTSENFLWHYHNYMLHAELQPRGPWPPINGKPPKVEAPDEVTVEISYPDPAPIFLDRLGRGGSERGFYIASHYIEQFHADFNPEAERLARREGFDDWTERFRAKMRWGAHQTWFTWHAVDRPVLAPWMLTAHSPDRASLDRNPYFHIVDTAGNQLPYVEGLNFELLSDREVYQIRLTQGSLDFGQFELDFNNMPLYREYETRGNYRTLISKALRSSALALQPNWTYKDAAVAEIFQELDFRIALSVAIDREFINDVVYFGLATPFQGTILPSYTFYEDHWGTIHTEYDPAKANELLDGLGLDQRDAQGWRLRPDGERLTLVMEIGDQEGPKDAIAELVAENWRDVGLDARWIQMERPLYEERLNLLTEIMIGTEHTEATGYFTRWVPWVWGYKGIRAVWAGGWTAWFATNGGWGPEPPDEIKANAEAKWRWQLSVPGTPDYDRWGKEYFGWQAENLTVIGTVGFAPHPTIVNNRVKNFPDDEENLWFGAGANFTKPYRAFQWFIPDA, from the coding sequence GTGGGCGCAGCGACGCTGGCGGCCTGTGGCGAAGCGGAGGTGATCGAGAAGATCGTGACGGTGACGGAGATCAAGGAGGTGGTGAAAGAGGTCCCGGTCGAGACGGTCGTGACCAAAGAAGTGATCAAAGAGGTGATCAAGGAAGTCCCGGTCGAGGTCATCAAGGAGGTTCCGGTCGAAAAGATCGTGATTCAGGAAGTTCCGGTAGAAAAGGTGGTGATCAAGGAGGTCCCGGTCGAGACGATCAAGGAGGTGCCGGTTGAAAAGGTCATAGTCAAGGAGGTTGTCGTTGAGAAGGTCGTGACCAAAGAAGTCATTGTCGAAAAGATCGTCGAGCGTACTCCTACCCCTGAGCCTAGTCCTGCTCCTGAACCCACCGCCGCGGTGGCGGAGCGGCCGATGGCGCCCGAGGGGCGCAACATGGAGGCGACGGGGTTCATGCCCTCGAGCTTCCAGGAAGCGCCGTCGCTTGCGGCCCGCGTCGCGGCGGGTGAGTTGCCGCCGGTCGAGGAGCGCCTGCCTTCGGAGCCCTTGGTCTGGCAGCCCTGGGAAGCGATCGGCACTTACGGCGGCCGCTTGAACTTCGCCAGCGTGGCGATTTCGGTGGACATCGGCAACGCCAACCGCACCGACACCCTGGCCTACGACATGACGGGCACCGTGCTGGTCAACGATGCCGTCAAGCACCACGAGGTGAGTTCCGACGGCACGACCGTCATCTTGGAACTGCGCAAGGGGCACAAGTGGTCGGACGGGGCCCCGTTCACGTCCGAGAACTTCCTGTGGCACTACCACAACTACATGCTGCACGCAGAGCTCCAGCCGCGTGGTCCGTGGCCGCCTATCAACGGCAAGCCGCCGAAGGTGGAAGCCCCGGACGAGGTGACGGTTGAGATCTCATATCCGGACCCGGCGCCGATCTTCCTGGATCGGCTTGGCCGAGGTGGGAGCGAGCGCGGGTTCTACATCGCGTCGCACTACATCGAGCAGTTCCACGCGGACTTCAACCCCGAGGCCGAGAGGTTGGCCAGGCGGGAGGGATTCGACGATTGGACGGAGCGTTTCCGGGCCAAGATGCGCTGGGGCGCGCACCAGACCTGGTTTACCTGGCATGCGGTGGACCGCCCGGTGCTGGCGCCGTGGATGCTCACCGCCCACTCGCCGGACCGGGCGTCGCTCGATCGCAACCCGTATTTCCACATCGTCGACACCGCCGGGAACCAGCTGCCGTACGTGGAGGGCCTGAACTTCGAGCTGCTGTCGGACCGAGAGGTCTATCAGATCCGCCTCACCCAGGGATCGCTGGACTTCGGGCAGTTCGAGCTCGACTTCAACAACATGCCGCTGTACCGCGAATACGAGACGCGGGGCAACTATCGGACGCTGATCAGCAAGGCGCTCCGAAGCTCGGCCCTGGCGCTCCAGCCCAACTGGACGTATAAGGACGCGGCGGTGGCCGAGATCTTCCAGGAGCTTGACTTCCGCATCGCGCTGTCAGTGGCCATCGACCGCGAATTCATCAACGACGTGGTGTACTTCGGTTTGGCGACGCCATTCCAGGGGACGATCCTCCCGAGCTACACGTTCTACGAGGACCACTGGGGCACGATCCACACCGAGTACGACCCGGCCAAGGCCAATGAGCTGCTCGACGGACTGGGCCTCGACCAGCGCGACGCCCAAGGTTGGCGGCTGAGGCCCGATGGCGAGCGGCTCACTCTGGTCATGGAGATCGGTGACCAGGAAGGCCCGAAGGACGCGATCGCGGAGCTGGTGGCGGAGAACTGGCGCGACGTCGGGCTCGACGCGCGGTGGATCCAGATGGAGCGCCCACTCTACGAGGAACGCCTGAACCTGCTTACCGAGATCATGATCGGGACCGAGCACACGGAAGCTACCGGGTACTTCACCCGCTGGGTCCCGTGGGTCTGGGGATACAAGGGCATACGGGCTGTCTGGGCCGGCGGGTGGACCGCGTGGTTCGCCACCAACGGCGGATGGGGGCCCGAGCCGCCGGACGAGATCAAGGCCAACGCTGAGGCCAAATGGCGATGGCAATTGTCCGTTCCAGGGACTCCCGACTACGACCGGTGGGGCAAGGAATACTTCGGGTGGCAGGCGGAGAATCTGACGGTGATCGGCACCGTGGGATTCGCCCCGCATCCGACGATCGTCAACAACCGGGTGAAGAACTTCCCGGACGACGAGGAGAACCTGTGGTTCGGCGCCGGGGCCAACTTCACCAAGCCCTATCGCGCGTTCCAATGGTTCATTCCCGACGCATGA